A genomic region of Trichothermofontia sichuanensis B231 contains the following coding sequences:
- a CDS encoding secondary thiamine-phosphate synthase enzyme YjbQ produces MPHYQQRLSLRTTGKSLHKITRPVEEIVAASGIRTGLCSLFLRHTSASLIIQENADPDVLKDLENFLAKLVPEGDAYIHSTEGPDDMPAHIRTALTHTSEQIPIAQGRLVLGTWQGIYLWEHRQFGHHRELIVHISGDA; encoded by the coding sequence ATGCCCCACTATCAACAGCGCCTCAGCCTGCGCACAACTGGCAAATCCCTTCATAAAATTACTCGCCCGGTTGAGGAGATTGTGGCTGCCTCCGGTATTCGGACGGGGTTGTGTAGCCTGTTCCTGCGCCATACCTCGGCTAGCCTGATCATTCAGGAAAATGCCGATCCGGATGTGCTCAAAGATTTAGAAAATTTTCTGGCCAAGCTGGTTCCTGAAGGCGATGCCTATATCCACAGTACGGAAGGTCCTGATGATATGCCTGCCCATATCCGCACGGCGTTAACCCACACGTCTGAGCAAATTCCGATCGCTCAAGGGCGGCTGGTCCTGGGCACTTGGCAGGGAATTTACCTTTGGGAACACCGGCAGTTTGGCCACCATCGGGAACTGATTGTTCATATTTCGGGCGATGCGTAG
- the hslO gene encoding Hsp33 family molecular chaperone HslO, with protein sequence MADQLIRATAADGGIRAVGTITTRLTEEARQRHKLSYVATAALGRTMAAGLLLASSMKREDARVNIRVEGNGPLGGILVDARPDGTVRGYVSNPSVELPPNAIGKLDVGKAVGPEGYLYVVRDVGYGYPYSSTVELISGEIGDDISHYLITSEQTPSALLLGVFVGAEGVTAAGGLLLQVLPRAARDESLIQTLESRVAQLSGFTPLLRSGKSLTDIFQDLLGDMDLQILPDRRLVRFHCGCSFDRVLGALKLLGEVELQDMIEKDDGAEATCHFCGEVYRASSAELADLITILREEATAR encoded by the coding sequence ATGGCAGATCAGCTAATACGGGCAACGGCAGCCGACGGGGGCATCCGGGCCGTGGGGACGATCACTACCCGCCTAACCGAGGAGGCGCGACAGCGCCATAAGCTCTCCTATGTAGCCACGGCGGCCCTAGGGCGGACAATGGCAGCGGGGTTGTTGCTGGCTTCGAGCATGAAGCGTGAGGATGCACGGGTGAATATCCGTGTGGAGGGGAATGGTCCGCTAGGGGGGATTTTGGTCGACGCCCGGCCTGACGGCACGGTGCGGGGCTATGTGTCCAACCCTAGTGTGGAATTACCGCCGAATGCGATCGGTAAATTAGACGTGGGCAAGGCGGTGGGGCCGGAGGGCTACCTCTACGTCGTGCGGGATGTGGGCTATGGTTATCCCTATTCGAGTACGGTGGAATTGATATCGGGTGAGATTGGCGATGACATTAGCCACTACCTGATCACCTCGGAGCAAACTCCCTCAGCGCTGCTGTTGGGCGTCTTTGTGGGGGCGGAGGGGGTGACGGCAGCGGGCGGATTGCTGCTTCAGGTATTACCACGGGCGGCACGGGATGAGTCGTTGATTCAAACCTTGGAAAGTCGTGTGGCCCAACTCTCTGGCTTCACCCCCCTGCTGCGATCGGGAAAATCCCTCACCGATATTTTTCAAGATCTCTTGGGGGATATGGACTTACAGATTCTGCCCGATCGCCGTCTGGTCCGATTCCACTGTGGCTGTTCCTTCGATCGGGTTCTCGGTGCGCTGAAACTCCTCGGCGAAGTTGAACTTCAGGACATGATCGAAAAAGATGACGGGGCGGAAGCGACCTGCCATTTCTGCGGTGAAGTGTACCGGGCCAGTAGTGCTGAGTTGGCCGATTTAATTACGATTCTGCGCGAGGAGGCAACGGCGCGGTAG
- a CDS encoding anhydro-N-acetylmuramic acid kinase, with translation MRVVGLMSGTSVDGIDAALVEIAGTTFDLQVNCLAAATYPYPAALRQRILDLAGGGVMSLAALADLDEAIAQVFATAACEIQQGCPAAELIGSHGQTVYHRPPGQPHPLGYSLQLGRGATIAALTGLPTVTNFRAADLALGGQGAPLVPRVDAYLLSDSQQDRCVQNIGGIGNVTYLPAWGPILTPANPVITAHADFTAFTQPLPEEVARWEQQIKGWDTGPGNILLDLAVQHFSRGQHTYDQDGVWAAQGTVCQALVEQWLCQPFFQQPPPKSTGREHFGRDYLQQCLADGDRYALSPADQLATLSEFTAATIAHSYRTYLPRLPHQVYVAGGGAFNPDLMGRLARLLAPIPVATTEALGLSVAFKEAIAFAVLAYWRYQDLPGNLPSVTGARALVPLGDLSPGGTRPDNRVESRSGRPIAR, from the coding sequence ATGCGGGTCGTGGGCTTGATGAGTGGCACGTCAGTCGATGGGATTGATGCGGCCTTGGTGGAGATCGCGGGAACCACCTTTGATCTGCAGGTGAACTGTCTGGCAGCGGCAACCTATCCCTATCCGGCGGCTCTACGGCAGCGCATTCTCGATCTAGCAGGCGGGGGGGTGATGTCCCTGGCGGCGTTGGCTGATCTGGATGAGGCGATCGCCCAGGTCTTTGCCACGGCGGCTTGTGAGATTCAACAGGGCTGTCCCGCGGCTGAGCTGATCGGTTCCCACGGCCAAACCGTTTACCACCGCCCACCCGGTCAGCCCCATCCTCTGGGCTATAGTCTTCAGCTTGGACGCGGGGCTACGATCGCAGCCCTCACTGGCTTGCCGACTGTTACCAACTTCCGCGCTGCTGACCTCGCGCTGGGGGGCCAGGGCGCACCGCTGGTCCCACGGGTTGATGCTTACCTTCTCAGCGATTCCCAGCAGGATCGCTGTGTGCAAAATATTGGTGGCATTGGTAATGTAACCTATCTCCCTGCCTGGGGACCGATCTTGACCCCTGCTAACCCTGTGATAACGGCTCATGCCGACTTCACCGCGTTTACGCAGCCTCTTCCAGAGGAAGTCGCCCGCTGGGAACAGCAGATCAAAGGCTGGGATACGGGTCCTGGTAACATCTTGCTGGATTTAGCGGTTCAACACTTCTCCCGAGGACAGCACACCTATGATCAGGATGGGGTTTGGGCGGCCCAAGGCACGGTCTGTCAAGCCCTCGTGGAGCAATGGCTGTGCCAACCGTTTTTCCAGCAGCCACCACCCAAATCAACGGGCCGTGAGCACTTTGGACGAGACTACCTTCAGCAATGCTTAGCCGACGGCGATCGCTATGCCCTCTCGCCTGCTGACCAGTTGGCCACCCTGAGTGAGTTCACGGCGGCAACGATCGCCCACAGTTATCGCACCTACCTGCCGCGCCTGCCCCACCAGGTGTATGTTGCCGGCGGGGGTGCCTTTAATCCTGATCTCATGGGCCGCTTAGCACGGTTACTGGCCCCGATCCCCGTCGCCACCACGGAAGCGTTAGGGTTAAGCGTTGCCTTCAAAGAGGCGATCGCCTTTGCGGTGCTGGCCTATTGGCGGTATCAGGATCTTCCTGGTAATTTACCCAGTGTGACCGGGGCACGCGCCCTCGTTCCCCTAGGCGACCTCTCTCCAGGTGGCACGCGCCCAGACAATCGCGTAGAATCCCGTTCAGGGAGACCAATAGCTCGATAG
- a CDS encoding ureidoglycolate lyase, whose amino-acid sequence MASISSLHSLPVQPITAAAFQPYGQLITPMPDAHPYGPDNAQLVLSPGIPRFYLMHLTYRGRRFHQMTRHVACTQCLGSLAGKSWFLAVAPPSGPDHPDHPDRAALQAFQIPGNCFVKLAIGTWHAGPYFDHPFVDFYNLELSDTNEVDHFSYDFQQAENVIFELVGGVPDTETSHDHPD is encoded by the coding sequence ATGGCTTCCATCTCCAGCCTGCACTCTCTCCCAGTCCAACCCATTACGGCAGCAGCCTTTCAACCCTATGGCCAGTTGATTACACCCATGCCCGATGCCCACCCCTATGGACCCGACAATGCCCAGTTGGTCCTCTCCCCCGGTATCCCCCGTTTTTACCTGATGCACCTGACCTATCGGGGCCGACGATTTCATCAAATGACCCGTCATGTTGCCTGCACCCAATGCTTGGGGTCCCTAGCCGGGAAAAGCTGGTTCTTGGCCGTCGCACCCCCGAGTGGCCCCGATCACCCCGATCACCCCGATCGCGCCGCTCTCCAAGCCTTCCAGATTCCTGGTAACTGTTTTGTGAAATTGGCGATCGGCACCTGGCACGCCGGTCCCTACTTCGATCACCCATTTGTGGATTTCTACAACCTGGAACTCAGCGACACCAACGAAGTTGACCACTTCAGTTATGACTTTCAGCAAGCGGAAAATGTCATCTTTGAGTTAGTCGGGGGTGTACCCGATACGGAGACCTCTCACGATCATCCGGACTAG
- a CDS encoding serine/threonine protein kinase, with amino-acid sequence MTDPKLGRILENRYQLVELVGRGAMGRVYRAQHVLLRGTFAVKFLAQTLLNAPMRDRFFAEARVCALLGQKSIHIVRVIDYGVDEDEIPFYVMEYLDGRNLTDIINESPLTLPRFLNLTHQICLGLQCAHQGVPIDDAGDVRPIIHRDIKPRNIVVVQDNTLGELVKILDFGIATLLQGEGGNNPQANKFMGTLAYSSPEQMDSQELDGRSDIYSLGIVMFQMLTGKLPIHTPGRTFKDWYHAHKTQVPRSFQEVDPNLKLPKALESLIMDCLAKSPADRPQNIDAVIDALRPLLQRYGNGQEIGRRIGDALSRVPVVAESLVEKAATSDEASATETNGATPIDHAVKVVYSTSERLSAFEAFWRQLTWPSGMPIAQIVFSKNIETPKGRMATLWTMLSEDEINYLRNSSLYNHFYKNFLGIMSPHPTVLWITALYNRFRHQERGPRWFSCYLDLQSPTGQETVRLLTERGTYRLLFFSLEPPHTCLHAVKLKIHPYQCQLLQRWVLTGTTWKSIGNFNESKEILKQELEKLKPRVQTDLENASRLRE; translated from the coding sequence ATGACAGACCCAAAACTTGGTCGCATTCTCGAAAATCGCTATCAGTTAGTAGAACTGGTGGGTAGGGGGGCAATGGGCCGGGTATACCGTGCCCAACATGTCCTCCTACGGGGAACATTTGCTGTTAAGTTCTTAGCCCAAACGCTCTTGAATGCGCCCATGCGCGATCGCTTCTTTGCTGAGGCACGGGTCTGCGCCCTCCTGGGGCAGAAAAGCATTCATATTGTCCGGGTAATTGACTATGGGGTAGATGAGGATGAAATCCCCTTCTACGTTATGGAATACCTGGACGGGCGTAACCTCACCGATATCATTAACGAGTCTCCCCTAACTCTCCCGCGGTTTCTGAATCTCACCCACCAGATTTGCCTGGGTCTACAGTGCGCCCATCAGGGGGTCCCGATTGATGATGCTGGGGACGTTCGCCCCATCATTCATCGGGATATCAAGCCACGTAATATCGTGGTGGTACAGGACAATACCCTGGGGGAGTTGGTCAAGATCCTGGACTTTGGCATTGCCACCCTGTTGCAGGGTGAAGGGGGTAACAATCCCCAGGCCAATAAGTTTATGGGCACCCTGGCCTATTCCTCACCGGAACAAATGGATAGCCAGGAATTGGATGGTCGCTCGGACATCTACAGCCTGGGCATTGTCATGTTCCAGATGTTGACGGGCAAACTGCCGATTCACACCCCCGGACGCACCTTTAAGGATTGGTACCACGCCCACAAAACCCAGGTGCCGCGATCGTTTCAGGAGGTTGACCCTAACCTGAAGCTCCCCAAGGCACTGGAATCCCTGATCATGGACTGCTTGGCTAAGTCGCCTGCCGATCGCCCCCAAAATATCGATGCGGTGATTGATGCCCTGCGGCCTCTGCTCCAGCGCTATGGCAATGGTCAGGAAATTGGACGACGAATTGGCGATGCCCTCTCACGGGTTCCTGTCGTCGCCGAGTCGTTGGTGGAAAAGGCGGCCACCTCGGATGAGGCATCGGCAACCGAAACCAATGGCGCCACCCCCATCGATCATGCGGTCAAGGTGGTGTATTCCACTTCAGAGCGGCTTTCGGCCTTTGAAGCCTTTTGGCGTCAACTAACGTGGCCCAGTGGAATGCCGATTGCCCAGATTGTCTTTTCCAAAAATATCGAAACCCCGAAAGGGCGTATGGCTACCCTGTGGACCATGTTGTCTGAGGACGAAATTAACTATCTGCGTAACAGTAGCCTTTACAACCACTTCTATAAAAACTTCCTGGGGATCATGTCCCCCCACCCCACTGTCCTGTGGATTACGGCCCTTTACAACCGTTTTCGTCATCAGGAGCGCGGCCCGCGTTGGTTCAGTTGTTATCTCGATTTACAATCCCCTACCGGTCAAGAAACTGTCCGCCTTTTGACTGAGCGGGGGACTTATCGCCTGTTGTTTTTTAGCTTGGAACCGCCGCACACCTGTCTCCATGCGGTTAAACTCAAGATTCACCCCTACCAATGCCAACTGCTCCAACGGTGGGTACTGACGGGTACCACCTGGAAGTCGATCGGCAATTTCAACGAAAGTAAGGAAATCCTTAAGCAAGAGTTGGAAAAACTCAAGCCTAGGGTTCAGACGGATTTGGAAAATGCCAGTAGATTAAGGGAGTAG
- the pyk gene encoding pyruvate kinase: MLPGEPQRRTKIVATIGPATSKPDVLRELILAGATTLRLNFSHGSHDDHQRSIRLIRQVSFELNQPVGILQDLQGPKIRLGKFEHGSITLKRGDRFTLTSKPVIGTQEIASVTYEPLADEVPENATILLDDGKVEMCVEAVDRDQRLLHCRVVVGGTLSNNKGVNFPGVYLSIKALTDKDRKDLMFGLDQGVDWVALSFVRNPQDVLEIKELISNANKSVPVIAKIEKHEAIEQMEAILSLCDGVMVARGDLGVELPAEDVPILQKRLIGIANRLGIPVITATQMLDSMVNNPRPTRAEISDVANAILDGTDAIMLSNETAVGQYPVEAVATMAKIAQRIEQERSIWALPQTWADADATGVRKRSIPNAISQAVGNIAEQLGAAAIMTLTKTGATARNVSKFRPKTPILAVTPHVDVARRLQLVWGVKPLLVLDLASTDQTSQAALSIAQEQSLVAEGDLVVMTAGTLQGVPGSTDLIKVELVTAILCRGISIGQGMICGRARVATNGNTISNFNVGEILVASHTSADYVDVIRKAAGVITEDESLTSHAAVIGLRLGIPVIVGVKNATQIIRDGTLLTLDMPRGIIYAGTIG; the protein is encoded by the coding sequence ATGTTACCTGGCGAGCCTCAGCGACGCACTAAGATTGTGGCCACGATCGGACCTGCAACCAGTAAGCCAGATGTTCTGCGCGAGTTGATTCTGGCAGGTGCGACAACCCTGCGCCTCAATTTTTCCCACGGTAGCCATGACGATCACCAGCGGAGTATTCGTCTGATCCGCCAGGTTTCATTTGAACTGAATCAACCCGTCGGGATTCTCCAGGACCTCCAGGGGCCAAAAATTCGCCTGGGTAAATTTGAGCACGGGTCAATCACGCTAAAACGGGGCGATCGCTTCACCCTGACCAGTAAGCCCGTCATCGGTACCCAGGAAATTGCTTCCGTGACTTACGAACCCTTAGCGGATGAGGTACCAGAGAACGCCACCATCCTGCTGGATGATGGCAAAGTAGAAATGTGCGTTGAGGCCGTCGATCGTGACCAGCGCCTTCTCCATTGTCGGGTGGTCGTGGGCGGCACGCTATCGAACAATAAGGGGGTTAATTTTCCAGGAGTTTACCTATCGATCAAGGCCCTAACAGATAAGGATCGCAAAGATCTTATGTTTGGTCTGGATCAAGGCGTAGATTGGGTCGCCCTTAGCTTTGTGCGCAATCCCCAGGATGTACTGGAAATTAAGGAACTGATTTCCAATGCCAACAAGTCAGTACCCGTGATCGCCAAGATCGAAAAGCACGAAGCGATCGAACAAATGGAGGCAATCCTGTCCCTCTGCGATGGCGTCATGGTGGCACGGGGGGATCTGGGGGTGGAACTGCCTGCTGAAGACGTACCCATTTTGCAAAAGCGCCTGATTGGCATTGCTAATCGTCTGGGGATCCCGGTCATTACCGCCACCCAAATGCTCGACAGTATGGTCAACAATCCCCGACCCACCCGCGCCGAAATCTCCGACGTCGCCAATGCGATTCTGGATGGGACTGACGCGATCATGCTTTCCAACGAAACCGCTGTCGGTCAGTATCCCGTCGAAGCCGTGGCGACAATGGCCAAAATTGCCCAGCGTATTGAACAGGAGCGATCGATCTGGGCTTTACCCCAAACCTGGGCCGACGCCGATGCGACCGGGGTTCGCAAGCGATCGATCCCCAATGCCATCAGTCAGGCAGTGGGCAACATTGCCGAACAATTAGGGGCAGCTGCCATCATGACCCTAACAAAGACCGGCGCCACCGCCCGCAACGTCTCCAAATTCCGTCCCAAAACCCCCATCCTGGCAGTTACCCCCCACGTCGATGTGGCCCGACGGCTGCAACTGGTTTGGGGCGTTAAACCCTTGTTGGTACTGGATCTGGCCTCTACAGATCAAACCTCCCAAGCTGCCCTTAGCATTGCCCAAGAACAATCCCTCGTAGCCGAAGGCGACCTAGTGGTGATGACCGCTGGTACGCTCCAGGGCGTTCCGGGTTCTACCGACCTGATCAAAGTGGAACTCGTCACTGCCATCCTCTGTCGCGGTATCAGTATTGGCCAAGGCATGATTTGTGGACGGGCCAGGGTAGCCACCAACGGCAACACCATCAGCAACTTCAACGTGGGCGAAATCCTAGTGGCTTCCCACACCAGCGCCGATTATGTCGACGTGATTCGGAAAGCCGCTGGCGTGATCACAGAGGATGAAAGCCTGACCAGTCATGCCGCAGTCATTGGCCTCCGGTTAGGCATCCCCGTAATTGTTGGGGTCAAAAATGCAACCCAAATTATTCGAGACGGTACCCTGCTCACCTTGGATATGCCTAGGGGCATTATCTATGCCGGGACGATTGGCTAG